A genomic window from Silene latifolia isolate original U9 population chromosome Y, ASM4854445v1, whole genome shotgun sequence includes:
- the LOC141628354 gene encoding uncharacterized protein LOC141628354: MGSLIAHEITLENDAEQKPIAKGLALNAISSDNESDLEEEVALLSKRIAKIIRKQNQGKFESYKPKKFVSSSSSSRSISRMGCLKCGERDHQIRNCPKWEEEKAKDKCGKSKQEYKRAMIAAVWGESDSEDEEPSENEKDEKFCLRSTYNSRSQRKRNDDSLRCLMAYSDASDSKSEDERLEAMQSEIESIAEENIELRRNLKHIQKQTAGQNVQSELTAENESLVNKIHVLTNELDEIKKLYLTSSTSYSEICSKFDRLNNDYNSLLAKNKKLLVVVNNLETDLSNARNVVAKWEGSTTVLDFLVNQSKNNNKLGLGYDSRSDFRQNGSQYRTLWIPELKVNTPPDCSIQTDASNRNQFLSLSAYDGGNVTFGDNKKGEVIGIGKVGKSLSHSIDDVLLVKGLKHNLISISRICDKGNKVEFHEIFVMEHVIDHNFSAPRTPQQNGVVERMNRTLEDMTRSMLVCSELPRNFWAEAVNTACYIRNRVAIRSIHKKTHYELLYGRKPNISHFRCFGQNAMFITMDDDDFEIGFVRDDPPELEEEHSSLEGTGAEQSTNSGEMNRTQNCLVVKNHQVQASLNRQLHHLMRQIRPPVAQIRRERRIQMLSRIKQNPVMFSLQMRVIVRNKARLVVKGYNQQEGIDYDETFAPVARLEAIRLLIAFAAHIGFKLFQMDVKTAFFNGYLQEEVYVEQPPGFLDSNFPNHVYKLDKALYGLQQSPRSWSRIPDAQHYERLSLAFDKTYVISRPSSHAFDTIQFETEDIVHKILRSLTRKWRQKVTAIEECRDLATLTYEALMGSLMAHEITLENDAKQKPKAKGLALNAILSDNEVILRRKLPCCLKELPK, encoded by the exons ATGGGATCTCTTATAGCACACGAAATAACACTTGAAAATGATGCCGAACAGAAACCCATAGCTAAGGGTCTGGCCTTGAATGCCATCTCAAGTGATAATGAAAGTGATCTTGAGGAGGAAGTTGCCTTGCTGTCTAAAAGAATTGCCAAAATAATTAGAAAACAAAATCAAGGAAAGTTCGAAAGTTATAAACCAAAGAAATTTGTTTCTTCGTCTTCCTCATCTCGTTCTATATCTAGAATGGGATGTTTGAAATGCGGTGAACGGGATCATCAGATTCGAAATTGCCCTAAATGGGAAGAAGAAAAAGCTAAGGATAAATGTGGAAAGTCTAAGCAGGAGTACAAACGTGCAATGATAGCTGCTGTATGGGGTGAGTCCGATTCAGAGGACGAGGAACcttctgaaaatgagaaagatgAGAAATTCTGCCTACGGTCTACCTACAACTCTAGATCTCAACGAAAAAGAAATGACGACTCTCTAAGGTGTCTCATGGCTTACTCTGATGCATCGGATAGCAAATCCGAAGACGAG CGTCTTGAGGCTATGCAATCTGAAATTGAAAGTATTGCGGAGGAGAATATAGAGTTAAGACGAAATCTGAAGCACATACAGAAACAAACAGCCGGCCAGAATGTTCAATCTGAACTCACTGCTGAAAACGAGTCTCTTGTTAATAAAATCCACGTCTTAACAAATGAACTAGATGAGATTAAAAAATTGTATCTTACTAGTTCAACCTCTTATTCTGAaatttgttccaagtttgatagACTTAATAATGACTATAATTCTCTCCTTGCTAAGAATAAAAAGTTGCTCGTAGTAGTCAACAATCTTGAAACTGATTTAAGTAATGCGAGAAATGTAGTTGCTAAATGGGAAGGTAGTACTACAGTCCTTGATTTTCTAGTCAATCAATctaagaacaataataaacttGGATTAGGCTATGACTCACGTTCTGATTTCAGGCAAAACGGTTCTCAGTATCGTACTCTCTGGATCCCTGAACTGAAAGTAAACACCCCTCCCGACTGTTCAATTCAGACTGACGCCA GTAATAGAAACCAATTCCTCTCATTATCGGCCTACGATGGTGGAAATGTGACATTTGGAGACAACAAAAAAGgggaagtaattggtattggcaaAGTCGGTAAGTCTCTTTCACATTCCATTGATGATGTGCTGCTTGTAAAGGGTCTCAAACACAATTTGATTAGTATTTCTCGAatatgtgacaaaggaaataaagtcgaGTTTCATGAAATCTTTGTTAT GGAACATGTTATTGATCATAACTTTTCTGCTCCTAggacaccacaacaaaatggtgtagtGGAAAGAATGAATAGAACTTTGGAGGACATGACCAGATCCATGTTAGTTTGTAGCGAGTTACCtagaaacttttgggccgaagctgtGAACACAGCTTGTTATATTCGTAACCGTGTTGCTATTAGATCTATCCATAAGAAAACGCATTATGAGCTTCTATATGGGCGAAAGCCAAACATTTCACATTTCCGCTGCTTTGGTCAAAATGCTAtgttcataacaatg GATGATGATGACTTTGAGATTGGATTTGTAAGAGATGATCCACCTGAATTAGAGGAGGAGCATTCATCGTTGGAAGGAACAGGTGCAGAACAGTCCACGAATTCAGGGGAAATGAATAGAACACAGAACTGTCTAGTCGTGAAAAATCACCAAGTTCAGGCATCTCTGAACAGACAGCTGCACCATCTAATGAGACAAATCAGGCCTCCAGTAGCTCAGATACGTCGAGAAAGACGAATACAGATGTTAAGCAGAATTAAACAGAATCCAGTGATGTTCAGTTTACAGATGC GTGTGATTGTGAGAAACAAGGCTAGACTTGTAGTGAAAGGATACAATCAACAGGAAGGGAtcgattacgatgaaacctttgcaccagtGGCAAGACTAGAAGCCATTCGTCTCCTTATTGCTTTTGCCGCTCATATAGGTTTCAAACtctttcaaatggatgttaagaccGCGTTTTTTAATGGCTATTTGCAAGAGGAAGTATATGTTGAACAACCTCCCGGTTTTTTAGATAGTAATTTTCCTaatcatgtttataaattagataaGGCACTTTATGGTCTTCAACAATCACCTAGGTCTTG GTCAAGAATACCTGATGCGCAACATTATGAAAGATTGTCACTTGCCTTTGACAAAACGTATGTGATATCGAGACCATCATCACATGCGTTTGATACCAT ACAATTTGAAACTGAGGACATTGTCCACAAAATTTTAAGAAGTCTTACCAGGAAATGGCGACAAAAAGTCACGGCCATTGAAGAGTGTAGAGATTTAGCCACTCTTACCTATGAAGCTTTAATGGGATCTCTTATGGCACATGAAATAACACTTGAAAATGATGCCAAACAGAAACCCAAAGCTAAGGGTCTGGCCTTGAATGCCATCTTAAGTGATAATGAAGTGATCTTGAGGAGGAAGTTGCCTTGCTGTCTAAAAGAATTGCCAAAATAA